GTCACATGACCGGATtgtgtgctgtgattggtcaggaCCAAGCTAAGATAAGTGGTGTGAGTGGATTGTTCACTGACCAAATGTTTGCAGGGAGGTGGGGGGATAGCCAGAAGACTTGTGACCCACTTTGTCTGGTTTTGgaactgtgtgcgtgtgtatatatgtgtgtgtgtggtgtgtgtgtgtttttctgcatgtgtgaaagTGCTCACTCGCCTCAGGCAGGGTGATCTAATCCCCCATCATAATCCTGCTATTGGATATGACAGAATTTCATTATGTTAAGGTTGGCACCGCAGCAGCTGTCCAATATCCCTCTCTATAGAGACCTCTGAGAACAATAGGGactgattctgtgtgtgtgtctgtgtgtgagaggtgtTTCAGCTCTGCCAGGTTCAAATCACCTGAAGTGCATTGACCTAATGTTGCTTTAAAATGGATTGCAATGCTTCATCAATCATCCTGAAATACATGGAACTGCAGTATAGCCTTCTTTCTAAACATCAAGGTCCTTGTAGCCAGTAATACATATAGTTTCTGGGCATATTAAACTTTGTCATCATGTGACCTTCATTTGTGTGCCTTTTCCTGCTTCCATGACCTGTGGGCCATTTGAATGATGTAAAAGCCATCTTATGTAATTTCTATAACACACATCAAGgtgaaattaaacattttaattctTCATGacatgtttttagtttttatttcctgAACATGAAGACAATATCAAACCCAAAGACCTCACAGACATTTAAGTCTTGAGTTGGTTCAGAAAGGTTatgatatttttcaacctgtgTTTCATGTGTTACAGATATCTCTGAGATCGAGTCATACCGCTCCTACTCTCCACAGGATGACAGGCGGGGCCACCACTCTGACCTCTCCTCTCACTCCTCCAATGAGAGGCTAAGAGAGAAGCCCAGGTAAGTtgttattaaagggacagtttgggtCTGTTGAGGTCTGGTTGTATGAGGTATCCATAGTTAGTATATTACAAACAGTAGATGGCGGTCAACCaaccccagtttggagaagcaggcaggagtacagCCACggaagctaagctaactgctgTGGTTGGGggaagcagcaaaatgtattttggccacctaaaaaatcagtatcagtttacagtaagtgtacactatattcaGAGTATTGTCACCACTTTACCATGCCATCAGATGGCAATTTTtgacggggaactgaagctgttatattgctctcttcaaagccagactccattgagaaacaGTCATTTACCAGATAGGTGGgactttttaggtggctaaaatttGTTTTACTGCTGCTCCATGTCTAAAGCAATACATTTTTTAGCTCCCACAGCTACAgaaatatttattgtttttagaaAATCAAAGCCACAAAGAGTCCACTAACATATCCCCAGTGATTTTATTATCTGTGCTTTGGTAACTTGAGCGGGAAAATCAGGATAATGTTGATTTATGTTTCATTAAGCTTAGCTGAACCATCACATTAAGTCAAATCAAGAGAGTTACAGAGGcaatagttgtttttttattttcttgtcatggattttaatatgatatatataatattagtATTGATTAAGTGCTGTAACGTTTGATTGTATGTTTATTGTTCATGAAACAACAGTCAGCGGCTGAACACTGGTCACCAGAATGTCCTTGTAGTAATTCTACATATTCTGATACTTGAATTTGTGATATATTACCAGAGAGGATCCACCTAACAGGCTGGCAAAAATGGGTGCTATGCCAACACCATTCAGACCTCCAGACAGAACTGTAGAAGATGTGCCCCCGTtgcaggcagagagggaggaccCACGACCAGAAACACCACCAGGTACACACGTGTCTCCCTCTGAGTATGTAAAACTTGTGAATAGATGCAAATTTGGCTGCTGTAGTTGATAATATTTTGGTTTTGTGATTCTACAGTACCAGCAGTCACTGTAGCCCCGAGAGTACATGCTCCTCCTAAGGTGCCATTAAAGCCAAGTATAGAGGACCAGGAGATATATGGGTCAGTATATCACATAGTCAGGGTGACATTGTCTACAAGTTTAAGCCACACATCTGTtatcatctctctgtctgtttaaaaCCAGAGACCCAAAGTAGAATtgtatatgaaaaaaaatctctggtCCTTCCTCTGTGTATAATGAGATCTTGCCCTTGTCATCCAGGCCGAACACAGTGATGGTGCATTTCCAGAAAGGTGACAGCGTGGGTCTGAGGCTGGCAGGGGGAAATGATGTCGGCATCTTCATCGCTGGTGTTCAGGAGGACAGTGCTGCTGAGCAGGAGGGTCTCCGCACAGGAGACCAGATCATGAAGGTGAGACTTGCTGACATGCTCCACTGTTGTCTCATTTGCTGTGCTATCAGTAGCTTTTTTACTGCTGTAGCTCATTCCAGTTATATTTGGTGTATTCAGCAATATGGCGCCTGATTACTAGCTACACGTGATGTTAAACATAAACTACCTCTGCTCAAGCACTTACAAGATTTCTCTTTTAGTGGCTTCCTCGCTAATTCCACTGTTGTTTACACACTATTAGCACAGTTAGTTACCATACTCCCTAGCCCGCTTCTGCTCTCTCTTGCTTGGTGTTTGGTTAACTAACCCTTTGCCTCCTTTAGTGATACTGGTACATGTATATTAAATGTAGGTTATTTGAAGTGTTGGAGGAGAGACTTTGTGAATTGGAAGTGCTGCTCTGCATCATGGAAACTCCATGGTGTACTGCTGTGATTAGCTGTCCCCAGTAGCTGGTGTGGACTGACCAAGTGTAGCACTATGTGCTTGCTCTTGGTGGGAGTTTGAGTATTGTCAAGACCTACATGAAAATTGTCCTTGGATAACTTTTGTTTCGATTAGACGctatataaatttaaaaaattacttcTTTTATTCCACATTAATTGATTAATATCCCATATTTAGGATCCCAATGAGACTCTTGACTAGGTGTAGGTACCAACTATTACGGTGCTGTAAACATAGCATGAAGACAGAAGACAAGCAAGAGAAAGGCAAGATTAAAATGATGTAAGAGCCAAACCATTAAAGGAATAATCCAAGTTGTAAATGTAAACCAAAGGCAGGATTAGAATCTGCTATTAACTTCATAAAGATGGACTGAACCAAAAAAGTCACCCCTTTTTTTACTCGAATGCCAGTGTTCTGGTATCTTATtcctttgtggaaaaaaatcctTATTTATCTGCTGGTCATTTAAGTCTGTTCCACACTATACCAATCTCTCTCTGATGATATTTCTTATCTGGTCTGTCTGCTTCAGGTGAACAACATGGACTTCAGAGGCATGGTACGTGAAGATGCTGTCCTCTACCTTCTGGAGATTCCCAAAGGAGAAGATGTTACCATTCTTGCTCAAAGCAAACCTGAaggtactgtatataaaaaggCTTATAATACGACTAATACAAAACATAATGCTGTTAATAAGAAAAtggttaaacagaaaaataaatacagacacaaatacaaaaaatattttcagttgtGTGGGTACTTAAGAAAAATACCTTACATTTTTACCTTAGTGGTCCAGTTTAAGGTAGGCATTTGATATAGCTGATTGATTTAAATAACCACAATGATAATGTCAAGTGGGGTGTCATCTGTATAGTAATAAAAATATACTCTGGATTTTGGGAGACAGATATTTCATATAGACGGAGAATAGCGGAGGACCCAGAATGGAGCCCTGGGGTACACCAAATCCACTTTACAATACTGTAAGATTGGGTTATTTATTCACTTACTTTacttttcagtttagttttgaaGCCTTTAGTACAAGAATTATGCCTACTGGAGACTAAGTGAATGGATAGACCCAGTATGAGTTTTTCCGCCCACTTTCTTGTTCCTGTTTTAGTCTACAAGGACATTCTAGCATCTGGCAGAGGCGACTCTTTCTTCATCAGGACCCACTTTGAGTATGAGAAGGAGGCTCCGCAGAGCCTTCCTTTCACCAGAGGAGAGATCTTCAAAGTGACGGACACACTTTATGATGGCAAACTGGGCAACTGGCTGGCAATCCGCTCTGACAAAGACAATCAGCTGCTGGAGAAAGGAATCATTCCCAACAAGAGCAGGTGTGTTCAGGGGTCGTGGTTGTTATGGTTTTGAATGTAGAGTTGAGTATTTATTAAATACTTTTTCTGATATGTGTGCATCTATAAGGCTTGTATAAGGCCATGTTAGCACAGAGTCCATTCAGCTGGCAAAAACTGAACCCTCTGATCAGCTCTACAGTCCAGCATCACAAGGCTCTGCTTCACCAAGAGTCATTACAAACTGTGTAGTGTGGAGAATTGTATCTTGAAAAAACAGCGCTGGTTAGACAATTAGACACGATGCCAactaaagttttattttgtctcacaGGGCAGAGCAAATGGCCAACGTTCAGAATGCAGCTCGGGCAGCATCAGGCAACGACAGAGGAGACTTTTGGAGGCTAAGAGGTCAAAGGGCAGCGAAGAAGAAAGATTTGCGCAAGAGCCGAGAGGACCTGAGCGCTGCTCCAGTTACCACAAGATTCCCTGCATATGAGAGAGTGGTCTTACGTGAAGGTACCCAAAGAAGTTATCCACTGGTCACTCTGCAATTTCATACAAAGTTTTGCTGagatgttgtgtgtttttcctgTCAACTGTCATGACTGAATTTGCACCCTGTTTTGTTCAGCTGGTTTCAAGAGACCTGTGGTGATATTTGGGCCCATTTCCGATGCAGTAAATGAAAAACTGGGCAACGACATGCCGAATGAGTTTGTTGTCGCCAGTAAGTGTTTAACCCATCACTTCTTTATTGAagttgttttaatttgtattctAGCACACTGTGTTAAGCAGGGTTCTATTACATATACAGTGAACGTAGTTAATGTTGAAAGTATTTAAGGATGACggttattgtgattttttttttttcaccctctCTAAGAAACGGAGCCCAAGGATGCAGGAAGTGAGAAATCCTCTGGAGTGGTGAGACTAAACACCATCAGACAAATCATTGAGCAGGTATGGTATACAAGGAAGAAAATGCAGGTTTATGAAAATACTGTTGAATCATCAAACATTCATCCACCTCCCTGTTTCCTCAGGACCGTCATGCTCTGCTGGATGTGACACCCAAAGCTGTGGACACTCTAAACTACACCCAGTGGTATCCCATTGTCATCTTCCTGAACCCAGACAGCAAGCAAGGCATCAAGACCATGAGGAGCCGCCTCGTACCCGGATCCAACCGCAGTGCTCGCAAACTGTATGAGCAGGCCGTCAAGCTGAGGAAGACCTGCTCACACCTTTTCACTGGTATGTTTTACTATGAAATAGTCTGGTACTCCGCAGCAATAAagtcaataataataaatgtataaatgttacAATGTGCTGTACACAGCTAGCATCTGGTCATCAATTTAGGATCGCAAGAGCCAGCAGGTACATATACAAGAAGTATTTTAATCCCTCTGGCATACAGGCATCAAACACAAAATGGCTGTATTAGCACActtgttattttgttatatgtgttctcttttattatttatataactTACTTGCTGCTTCATGCCCATCCCATAGAGGTAGGAGTGTAAATCCCTAGTTTCTTCATGATATGgtatagatcagtggttcccaactggtgggtcatggtccaaaagtgggttgtgggtccattctggATGGACTGCTACTGATTGCAAACAGGTcatgtttggggaaaaaaaaaacttgctttatttttaagtttagTGAATTTCTAGCAgagaggttttattttgaagtgtcgattcctgctgtagagtgagtgactaaacAGGACTTACGCAAGAAAAGCACATTATCACATTAGGGAATCTACTTGGAAAGACGTTAAGGAATGAATGTAAGCTTCTGTTTAGTTATTTGAGAGTAACAGGAACAATAGAGAgaatttagtttttgtttttgtttggtttcctGCCAATCTACTTCTCCACAGTCCAGTAGGTGGCGGTCATGCATGTTAAAGCTGGTTTGCCAACTGCCATTAAACTTGAAGAAGAATTAATGACAAATGGACCGTTActaaacagagacagcaaactagttcaacaaacacaagtgtgatgctgaatacattaaactgtggatgtcaaaccaatgactaaggagaaatctggaccccatggctggaccagttgggaactactggTATAGATTCTCTGCACAATGGTATGATGTTTGTTGGTGTATCGATTACACCCCTATGTAGGGGAAGAACAGGAGAGGACCAAGCGCCGAACCCTGGGGGACGCCTCTGGACAGAGGAGCAGGGCATCTAATATATTCTAATAAATCCACATTAAAGATGTCAAGATTATGCGTAGTAGCAATGGGCAAAAAAAggatgacaaaagaaaaacagagttagcaataatgaaaaacatttttgagatAAAGAAGAAGGATTCTTTGGTGATCACATCTTTACTTTTGAATAAATTTAGCAGTTTCTAGGATGGCAGGGTTGTTATTATGTCATATGTCACTAACTTCATTTTAAGAGTGCTGCCGTGACTCATCAGGATTCACAGGAATTAACTGACACACTATTTGTGATGTTTTGGCCTaactcttgtctttttttctttcttttttttgtctgtgtgcccATCCAGCAACAATCGACCTGAATTCAGCCAATGACGCATGGTATGGCAGCGTGAAGGATTCAATTCGGGAGCAGCAGGACAgagctgtgtgggtgtgtgagggCAAGGTGAGTCTTTTTATCTGTATGAATGACACTGCTGCAGGCATATGTCAAAAATTTACATAGACTCCAAAAGTAGACAGTTAAATATGAACTTTGCTATGCTATatgtgtgagctgtgtgttGTAATAAATCCAGTATTAAGTCTGTATTGTCACTTTCTCTCCTCAGTTGGATGGTTCAGAGGAGGACCTGGATCTCCATGATGACCGCATGTCCTACCTATCAGCAATGAGTGCAGACTACCTGAGCATGGACAGCCGCCTGACCAGCGACTACGATGACACAGCAGACGAGGGTGGGGCTTACACTGACAATGAGCTGGACGAGACATTGGACGAGCCCCAGCCAGTGTCGGCTATCAGTCGATCATCAGAGCCTGTACTGCCAGATGAGGTGGGAATGCTGATATATTAAATAATGTACACTGAACATGCTGTAGGATATAGTCACCCTTTGAATTCTCACCATTGTTTCCTCATTGTCAGTTTTAAAGTCTGTGTTTCCATAATCTGACCCCAACAAccctcctgtgtctgtgtgcgtgtgtgtgtagaagCCTCATCCTGAACCCCGGGCTCATATGAGGAGGTCAGGGAGCAGAGAGATGCTGAACAGAGAGCCCAGCCCTCCCCCTGCTTTTGTCCCCGAACCCCCAAAGGTGAGATCCTTCCCCTCTTTCCTCCCCAAAAACTCTACATCACTTTATCTACACTTTCTGGTAATGAGTATAAAGTAAACCTTGAAGGGTCAGTTCgatattttttaacctggacaaGTTTTGAATTTGGTCCAGTAAATGAGGTCGCTGCAGGCGGCAGCCAcacacaggctgcaatgtaaccacttagGGCATGTTTGCAcgaggggtgtgccatatcatcttgttcatgaTGATAccagtatattttttaatatgatatgaaaaatgtttattGTGATACTCACAATATTTcggcttgttgacatattgactcTTACACAAGGCAACAACTAGCATTGctaaaagtgaaattattaccaactctgcagtggttccaaaaagaggagcagctttgGTAGTGTGGATTATCTATTGCGTCGTTAGGTCTGTCaacgacttaccgctcagaggtaACTCATTCATCCACTCTGCTGGCAGCAACACCgcatctctctctcctttctcgcCTTGCGCACAGTGGAGTTTGTGTCATCAAGTAGGGCTGCCACTGACGactattttcattgtcgactaatctgttgattatttcttcaattagtcgactaatcattccatcgaaaaatgtgttaaaatgttgaaaaatgtcggtctgtctcacccaaaccccaaaattacgtaaaattcacaaaaaaagttttgctttgtctttccactgtttcaacaatcatCAACTCCATTTGAAATAGATGTCAAAATATACTGGCTGGTGGTCTGGTGGTTTTGTCGATAGCAATTTCAGGGCTATTTCTGGTGAAGGATCTTGCTCTCTGACCAAAAGGTCTCTCTCTATAGATCCTTTCCACAGTGTTGTTGGACGCTTATTATATCTGAGCCTGtgagtggcaaaaacaagcacttgtaATGGATGTACTGATGTTACACAAATGCCCAAATTGGTTGCTGCCTGTTTCTCCGCTGCCGGTTCAGTACTGACGCTCACTACTGAACCAGTTTCAGAAGTTGTTGATCCCGTTAGTCACTCAGATACAACTACCCTTTAAATAAGATTTGCAGGTTCCaccattgttttaaatgttgttgtttttttttgttgttttttttttatgttttgtttttgacacatTGCTGAACCTGAGCTGAAAAATCTTGTCTTTTGAAGATGCCGCAGTCTGACAAGGGAGTCATTCTGATATAAACCCAAACAGAATTTCGTGAATACCAGCAAGGATATTTTTACCTCGTGTCACACTTTAGTTTTTCCATGTGGAGGTGTTTTAATTTGAAGTAGCACGATGCTGAGGCAGACCACCCTCACCAAGACATTGTCTGGCAGCTAAAGGTTTCAGATGGTccaaaatatcacaaacagacCTTTGCTGTGACAGGTGCGGGCTCAGACTCGGACTGACTCATCCCGAAGCTATGACTCACACTCCAGCAGCACCATCAGCAGCGATGCAGCCGGCGTAAACAAGCCGCTACCCCCTCCTGTAGCCCTGAAGCCCACCATCCCCCGTCCGATCCAGCCATCAGAGGAGCAGAGCCCGGAGGAGGACCCCTCCAGCAAATCCTTCCTGGGCAAGGTTAGTGTTATTATACTGCACTTTAAGACCAACAGAGCACTTGTGCAACAGATTCCTTTTGTGAtttattaaattttaaatatcCCTTTTAATAAGTACTCTTCCTGGCTCATCCAGCATTAAGAATAATTTTCTCTTATGCTTAAGACCGAGACTTTGACTCAGTTattaaatgactgtttatttcattttcctcctctttcgCTTTCATTGCTTCTATTATGAAATAGAGAATGGGTGACCAGGTAACTGAATGTGTCTGCATTCATCTTGAATGTTTGTAGCCCTCCTTTTATATCCATAAGAACACATCATCCATCATAATCGTGTCATCTTCACTTCAGGTTATCACACtcaaatgtttcattttacagTCACTTTTACATGAATCATGCCATGTGGGTGTGCAGTATCTACTATTTCCTGTCTAAAACGGACGTtggttaacatttatttttctcctaGATCAAAGCTTTTGAGAAGATGGACCACCTGGCCCGAGCACAGAGGATCCTGGAGCTGCAGGAGGCAGAAAATGCTCGAGTCagtattgtttttattcatattaTGGTCTGAAGCAGTGTAGGAGTTGGGGAAGGAGAATTAGGGACCACTGCTCagatagatagagagatagagagatcaTAGATCAAAATCAGGAAGAAATTTACTACAACAGCAACTAGGATTACAGGTTTCCccaacattagcatgtagctacatgttgcAGTGTACCTGTAGCTAATAATGACTGTATTGCAGCACTTTCTTCCACTGAAAATCACCAAGAAAAGCCTCGAAACGCAACCAaatatgttccagcaggaaatgTCATtggaaatcagggagaaattcaCAACATCgccaaccaagattacatgtttccctgcctttagcatgtagccacatgctgTAGTGTTCTTGGAGCAGGGGAATGATTGTGTATAGCACTTTATACCATGATAAATCactaataaaagcttctaaacacagtggacatgttccagcagggaTTTGATTCAAGTAGATGACCATTTAAAGAAATCGTCACAAGCTGGTGTCAGCTTGTAGCCAAGTAGCAAAAAATAACATTGGAAAGTGTATTCAAACCGGtttgaaaataattttttttactcACAGGGATCACATCTACGTACGTTTATCTCATTAATCAAACTTAGGCCACGTGTAATATGAACATCCGTCATTGTAACATTATAcattatgacagaaaataaggaaagaTGCATTACCCAGATCAAGGACTGTGTATTCTGTCCCCCATCTTTCACTGAAATTGCTGTAGGAGATTAACTCTTTACAGCTGCCAATAATTCTTTCAAAGTACAAGTGGTCATGTCAGTATTGTCTTATGACAGACTTTTCCTTTAAGCACAGAGTTGGAGAAAGCTGCAAGAACACTTGCAGCCTCTTGGGGTCCATGTTAGGatgtcttgtggtgtttttttattatttatttagtattcGTTGTGACATATCTGGGTCTGTTATCCTCTCTCTGCGCAGTTGGAAATCGCCCAGAAGCATCCAGACATCTATGCCGTCCCAGTGAAACTGCCAAAACCCAACCTTAACCGTCCTCAGCCAATAGGGTGAGAGCAGTAAAAATGACATATGTATCAAGATGCTGTAGATTATTAAGTTTAAGTGTTATTAAAGGAAAGCTaaattgttgtgtgtgtgtcatcagttCAAGCTCCAATCCCGAGCAGCAGACTCCCTTCAGGCCACCGTACTCAGAGTCCAGAGGATACGAGGACGATGAGGCAGAGTACCGCAGACAGCTCGCCGACCAGACAAAGAAAGGATACTACAATCCTCAGAAATACAATGACACTGAGCTGTAGGCTGAGAAGTCAGTAAGTGACATCACCACTGCACACGGCTGGATTCCTCTCGCGTCACCGCCACAAGCAGACAGCATTTGTTGCCTTGGTAATCGCTCATGCAGCTTTGCCTCCATGTAAACTCACAGAACTTTGTAGTCAGATTCCAGGAAAAATGTCAATGATATCAGATACTTTTAAATACTGTTGTCTCACTACTCTGCAAATGTCCTACTGATCCAGATGACACAGAATATTCTTATAAAGAGTGTATTTTGGAAAGTTTACCttcacacaaaagaaaaatggcTGATTTTTCTGACATACCATATCACAGAcatgatgtttttaatgtgtatatattctttttgtgtctgaagaggTTTTATTTTCCACCACTACACTAACATCTAGCCCCGTTTTTGTCTCATGAATTACCATTGCATTGCGTCACCAAACCACCAAGTTTttctgaaaaatatatatattagatatgatttTTGAAAAGACCTTTTTTAAGCTCTTGTTGTCGTTGTTGTATTTTTGAAGGTATTTCCCGGATGCTCATATTGCCAGCTGTTCCAGCTACCGTCTTTGTTTCAATCAGGAAAGAGTCTGAGCATTTTGGGAATACCTTTTAGAACTTTTGTAGGCGCCATCTTGGGTTTCTCAGAGGTCGCCAGGTCGATGTTTTTCAGAAAAACCAAACCTCTGTTACTGGACTGTACTGGTAAGGGAGAAGGCAGAAACTGGAGCTAACACCGTGCTGCAACCAAACCATCGATATGATACTGTAGACTGTGTACAGTATCTAGATTTTACATCCTATTTcgtgcatttttttgtgtgtgtgccactgATGTAATAACCCTTCACATTGTTGACTGGCTCGTTTGAGGCACACTCATACAAGGACAATGTAAAAATCAGACAGTGTGTCAGTACAGGTGTCAGCAGCTGCGCTGATGTCGAATAGGTGTTAGTCTTCCTCTTGTTATCACTCTCCTACCAAGTCAAGATTTATTATACCTCTCTACATTCCTGATTGGACATTTGTATGTATACACTGTGTAATATGTGTGCAATCTGGGAAGCGGCATATTTTCAAGTGCCTTGTAGCTCTGATGTAAGCTCGACAGCACGAGGTTCTTAAATTGACAAGACCTCACTTTTTCATACTCATGAGTTAAAAAATTACA
The sequence above is drawn from the Epinephelus fuscoguttatus linkage group LG18, E.fuscoguttatus.final_Chr_v1 genome and encodes:
- the tjp2a gene encoding tight junction protein ZO-2a isoform X2 gives rise to the protein MMNPVMEETVWEQYTVTLQRDSKMGFGIAVSGGRDNPNEESGETSIVVSDVLQGGPADGLLFENDRVMQVNATPMEGALHSFAVQTLRKCGKVAKITVKRPRKVPVNLLNRPPSPDDRVFNNDYNDDYNYDQDRRSVYSGRSGGGRDPSLERERGGGGYMDSGYHTRERDYDRDYDRRERGRSMERDLSPDRQYRRDGSRGRTLDRERSPERHLRSDRMLDRDYSPDRRYRSERALDREHSPDRRYRSERALDRDYSPDRRFRSERTLDRTNSPDLRYRHDSHSPGRGRGRDHSFERGRERIPSDPRKYEEPMKRSGSRDRLERSPSPAAMPIPLPRPARDLEPLEKPLNVLLLKNRPNEEYGLRLGSQLFIKEMTSTGLASRDGNLQEGDIILKINGTVTENLSLSDAGKLIEKSRGKLQLVVQRDKRQVLIRVPPMVDSDSELDDISEIESYRSYSPQDDRRGHHSDLSSHSSNERLREKPREDPPNRLAKMGAMPTPFRPPDRTVEDVPPLQAEREDPRPETPPVPAVTVAPRVHAPPKVPLKPSIEDQEIYGPNTVMVHFQKGDSVGLRLAGGNDVGIFIAGVQEDSAAEQEGLRTGDQIMKVNNMDFRGMVREDAVLYLLEIPKGEDVTILAQSKPEVYKDILASGRGDSFFIRTHFEYEKEAPQSLPFTRGEIFKVTDTLYDGKLGNWLAIRSDKDNQLLEKGIIPNKSRAEQMANVQNAARAASGNDRGDFWRLRGQRAAKKKDLRKSREDLSAAPVTTRFPAYERVVLREAGFKRPVVIFGPISDAVNEKLGNDMPNEFVVAKTEPKDAGSEKSSGVVRLNTIRQIIEQDRHALLDVTPKAVDTLNYTQWYPIVIFLNPDSKQGIKTMRSRLVPGSNRSARKLYEQAVKLRKTCSHLFTATIDLNSANDAWYGSVKDSIREQQDRAVWVCEGKLDGSEEDLDLHDDRMSYLSAMSADYLSMDSRLTSDYDDTADEGGAYTDNELDETLDEPQPVSAISRSSEPVLPDEKPHPEPRAHMRRSGSREMLNREPSPPPAFVPEPPKVRAQTRTDSSRSYDSHSSSTISSDAAGVNKPLPPPVALKPTIPRPIQPSEEQSPEEDPSSKSFLGKIKAFEKMDHLARAQRILELQEAENARLEIAQKHPDIYAVPVKLPKPNLNRPQPIGSSSNPEQQTPFRPPYSESRGYEDDEAEYRRQLADQTKKGYYNPQKYNDTEL
- the tjp2a gene encoding tight junction protein ZO-2a isoform X1 — encoded protein: MPVNGGGLLSLSRYATQYFTNPVMEETVWEQYTVTLQRDSKMGFGIAVSGGRDNPNEESGETSIVVSDVLQGGPADGLLFENDRVMQVNATPMEGALHSFAVQTLRKCGKVAKITVKRPRKVPVNLLNRPPSPDDRVFNNDYNDDYNYDQDRRSVYSGRSGGGRDPSLERERGGGGYMDSGYHTRERDYDRDYDRRERGRSMERDLSPDRQYRRDGSRGRTLDRERSPERHLRSDRMLDRDYSPDRRYRSERALDREHSPDRRYRSERALDRDYSPDRRFRSERTLDRTNSPDLRYRHDSHSPGRGRGRDHSFERGRERIPSDPRKYEEPMKRSGSRDRLERSPSPAAMPIPLPRPARDLEPLEKPLNVLLLKNRPNEEYGLRLGSQLFIKEMTSTGLASRDGNLQEGDIILKINGTVTENLSLSDAGKLIEKSRGKLQLVVQRDKRQVLIRVPPMVDSDSELDDISEIESYRSYSPQDDRRGHHSDLSSHSSNERLREKPREDPPNRLAKMGAMPTPFRPPDRTVEDVPPLQAEREDPRPETPPVPAVTVAPRVHAPPKVPLKPSIEDQEIYGPNTVMVHFQKGDSVGLRLAGGNDVGIFIAGVQEDSAAEQEGLRTGDQIMKVNNMDFRGMVREDAVLYLLEIPKGEDVTILAQSKPEVYKDILASGRGDSFFIRTHFEYEKEAPQSLPFTRGEIFKVTDTLYDGKLGNWLAIRSDKDNQLLEKGIIPNKSRAEQMANVQNAARAASGNDRGDFWRLRGQRAAKKKDLRKSREDLSAAPVTTRFPAYERVVLREAGFKRPVVIFGPISDAVNEKLGNDMPNEFVVAKTEPKDAGSEKSSGVVRLNTIRQIIEQDRHALLDVTPKAVDTLNYTQWYPIVIFLNPDSKQGIKTMRSRLVPGSNRSARKLYEQAVKLRKTCSHLFTATIDLNSANDAWYGSVKDSIREQQDRAVWVCEGKLDGSEEDLDLHDDRMSYLSAMSADYLSMDSRLTSDYDDTADEGGAYTDNELDETLDEPQPVSAISRSSEPVLPDEKPHPEPRAHMRRSGSREMLNREPSPPPAFVPEPPKVRAQTRTDSSRSYDSHSSSTISSDAAGVNKPLPPPVALKPTIPRPIQPSEEQSPEEDPSSKSFLGKIKAFEKMDHLARAQRILELQEAENARLEIAQKHPDIYAVPVKLPKPNLNRPQPIGSSSNPEQQTPFRPPYSESRGYEDDEAEYRRQLADQTKKGYYNPQKYNDTEL